In the Akkermansiaceae bacterium genome, GGCGTCGCGACCGCTCAGCGACCAGAGGGTGACGCGGCCGGAATACCAGCGCATCTGCATGATCGCGAGCCGGACCATGTCGAGGGCGGGTTCGGCCACCGGCAGATCGGCGGCGGAAAACAGGGCGAGCAGGTTGGAGACATCGTTCATACCCATCGAGCCGTAGGCGAAGTAGTGGAAGCCGTGGTGGAAGATCGCGCCGTCCGGCTTGATCGAGGCGAGCAGTTGTTTGCCGAGCACCTCGCGGTAGGTGTTGACGTGGTGCCAGCGCTCGACCGGGTCGGCGTGGCTGAGGGCGATGCGCAGCATGCGGGCGGCGTTGTTGTGGAAGTAGTCCATCGACTGATTGAATTTTTTGCCGCGGAACATGCTGCCGTAGCTGTAGGACCACTTGATGTAGTTGATGGAGGATTCCAGCGTGCCGTGCTCCGCCAGCGCGTCGCGCATCTTGGTGACGGCATCGACGTAGGTGCGCCCGTGGTAGTTGGTGTAGCGTCCGAGCGCGCCGTTGACGACGAGCCCCTGCTCCTGCAGCCAGTCGTTGACGGTGTGGAAACGGGCGGCGAGCTGTTGTTTCAGCCCGGGGTCGGCGCAGGTGTTCCAGTCGTTGGCGATGGTGTTGAGCAGGCCGAAACACTGCCTGATGTCGCAGCTCAGCGCGTTTCCTTTTTTCCAACCGGAGCTTTCGATGTGCTCGTCGTGGCTGGCGATGCGCTTTTCCCAGTGGGCGCGGGAGATTTTCGGATTCGCTTGGGGAACGATCAGGCTGGCGAGCTTGTCGAGCTTCGCGAGGTCTTCCGCGCTTGGTTGCGGCAGCTGGGAGATGTCCGGCTGGACCGGGTTCCACGGTTCGCTGATGGCTTCACGGGCGCTGCGGAAATCGATCGGGTGGTTGTAGTGGACGGCGTCGAACCAGGCGGTGGCGGGTTTGTTGAGGTCGTGGGCGGAGATGCGGATGCTGTCGATTTTTCCGCGCAGCTTGATGTTGGTCCACCGCATCCTGGATTTCCAGGTGTAATGGTAGACGAGTTTCTGCCAGCCGACGTGTGCCATGGGCACAGTGATGGTGGCGGCGGTCTGCTCGCCGGCGCGCAGTTCGATGAGCAGATGCCCACCGGACAGCTCGGAGAGGTAGAGCGGCATGATCAGGGCGGAGCGGGAATAGCCGCCGTAGCCGGTGCGCACGTTGACATCCCCGAGCGGGCCGCAGTTGAACACCAGGGCGTCGCCCGATTTGAAATCCCAGCACAGCGACTGCTTGCCGTCCTGGAGGTGCTCGGAGGAGAACGTGACCTTGCCGCCCTCGGTGGTGACGTGGGCGAGGTCCTTGTTTTCAAAATCCTCCACCCCGGGAAAAGCGGGCAGCGGTTGGCAGAGGAGCAGGCTGAGCAGGGTGACGCGGAGCATGCGCAAAATACAGCGAGGTTCCCGGAATTGTTTCAGCGCCGCGCATGGCTGAACACGGGTGTTCAAATATGGATAACCTCCGCGTTGCTTTCCCAGCGCAATACAAGGGGAATACAACGACAGGCAAAAAAATGCACTTTTTTTGCTAAGATCGCCCGGCGGTGTTACATAGGATGGGTGGAACATGCCCATCGATCCATTAGCACCTGAAACCCGGGACCTCATCAAGGAGTTGACCAAGAATCAACTCGCGATGTTGAACTACATCCGCTCGCTCATGCCCTGGGCACCCAACGAGGTGAGCGACATCTTGCAGGAAACCAACCTCACCATCTGGGACAAGGTGGCTGACTACGAGCCGGGCACTAATTTCAAGGCCTGGGCGTTCACCATTGCCCGTTACAAGGTGCTCAATCACCTGAAGTCCAGCAAGAGCTCCCACCTCGTTTTCTTCGACAACGAATTGATCGATCAAATCAGCGCCGCCACCCTGGCCCGTGGCGAGCAGGCGCCCGACGCCAAGGCGCAGGCGCTCGAGCATTGTCTGCAAAAACTGTCGCCGAAACAAAGGGAGCTGCTCAGCGCCCGCTATGGCGCCGAGGTCACCGTCGAACAATATGCCGACAAACTGGGGAGATCCCCATCCTCCGTCTATGTCACGCTCAACCGGCTGCGATCGAAACTGAAGGAGTGCATCCACAGCCGCATCAACCTGGAAGGGGAACTGGCATGAACAAACACGATGAAACCCTGAGCCAGATGGGAATCCTCGACGGCCCGCTGCCGCCGGATCAGATGGATGACCTGAAAAACCGACTCCGCACCGACCCCGAGGCGATGCATGCCTACCTCGACTACATTGAGCTCGAAGGTCTGTTGCACGCCAAATACTCCCACAGTGCGTCCATTTCGCACCCCATGCCCAGGCTGATGGACGGGGTGGTCAATCGCCAGCGCAGGCGGCAGGTGAAAGTATCGCTCCTCGCAGCGGCGGCAGTGGTTCTCGCCCTCCTGGTTGCAACCGCCCTGTTGCGCTCACCCGAGTCTTTTCATGCGGTTTGTCAGTTTTCGGCAGACAGTTCCTTTGCCGTCACTCACGCTGAGGGTGAGACTGGTGGCGACAGACAAATGCTCCCCGGCAGCACCATGCGGCTCAACAACGGCACCGCCGAACTGCTTCTCGATTCCGGGGTGAAAAGCGTCGTCGAGGCCCCGGCCGAGTTCACATTGACCGAAGACGGCCATCTCAGTTTTGTCCACGGCAAGGCATGGTTCCACGTCCCCCCCGCAGCCACCGGTTTCACCGTCACCACCCCGCGCATCCGGGTCGTCGACCTCGGCACCGAGTTCGCCATTTCCGCCCCCAAAGATGAACCCAACACCCTGCATGTCTTCACCGGCAAGGTCGAGTTCAGCACCATCCATGGAAACGGTGAAAAACAAACCGTCACCGCAGGCTCCGCCTATTCGGCAAGTGCCGGGGGCAAGGTGAACTCCATCGAACTGGACCCCAGCCTGTTCTACCATCATCTCCCCGCCTTCACCGGAACTCTCGACCTGGATCCATCCACGCAGGGAAGCCACGGGCTGCGTGTTGAAACGTTGCCTAGGCTTGTTACTTCACGTGATCATCTCGCCAAGGACAACCAGTGGGGAGTCAACTGGGACTCTGTTCAGGCAGTGGCGGCCGCACGCCGCGTATGGGTCGCCCGCCAAGACCTCGGGGAAAAGGCTCCCCGGCTGACCACCACCATTGCCGGTCTCAAGCCGAATCAATCCTACGAAATCTCCATCCGCCACCCGATGCACAGCGATTCCCCCTATGGGCTCGTGCGTGCCGCCATCGGCGATGCCCCACTGAAGGAATACAACCGCGGAAACAGTGAGCTGATAGAAACACCTGAGCAAGCGTCCGAATATGCCGACTACCGCAGTATTCTGGGCGTCACCCAGGCGGATGGCACCGGCACCATCCGCGTAAGCATCGCCCCGTCCAGGCGCAGGGACTCGCGCAGCTACTTCAGCGCGGTCGGCATCCGTGAAATCCACAGCGAGTAATCCATCTCTAAACCCTCTCAACCCGAGAAACCCAAACCTAAAAACAACCATGAAAAACACACTACTAACCACAGCCCTCGCCGTTTCTTTCGGCGCAGCACCACTGGCCAGCAACGCCGCGATCACGGTAATGCAACTTGATGAAACCAAAGACGGTTTCACCACCGCCACCACTCCTATACTTAGCACCGGCGATGCAGCTGGTACTGCCAACGATAATAAGTGGGGTTTCGGCGGAGACGGGAATGGCTATGGTGACGCTGGCGAAGGAACTACTGAAGGCGACGCACTCTCAAACTATGCTTGGATTGCGCAAAGCAAGAATGCGAGTGAGGAGCCATCTGTTCCCGATCTTGCCGTAGCCATCACCGGATTGAACACCGCTGATACATACAACATCTACGGCTACTATGCTGCCAATGAGTCATCTGCGACTTGGGGTGTCCGTTTGGGGCTTAATGGAGGAGGCCTCACTGCCTACTTTCACGATAGCAGTAATTTAATTGCCGGGGGCAATGCAAATGGCGGCACCGAATTGTATCGAGTACTGCTCGGCACGGTGGACAGCACCACAACGGCTACGGTCGATGTGGCGCAACTTCTAAGCACTAACGCCGATTACCGCAGCATCGTCAAAGGAGTAGGCATCGAAGTCGTCCCCGAGCCATCCAGCGCCGCACTGCTCGGCCTCGGTGGCCTTGCGCTGATCTTGCGCCGCCGCAAGTAGTCTGCCATTTCATTCCAACCATCAGGCGGAATGCGGTGTTGAGGTGAATTCTCGTCTCTCCCGTATTCCGCCATTTTTTAATCACCCCATTTCATGAAACCCGGCCACCTGTTAGCAGCCCTCGGCTTGTTTGCGATCACGGCGACCATCGCAGCACCGGTGGTGTTGCGTCCAGACGACACCCAGTCGGGTATCTCCGCATCCACCCCCGGACTGGCCGACAACCCGGTGCATGACAACCCGCCCATCGGAAACAACGACGGTGCCTGGGGTTACAGCACGGGCAATGGACAGGCTCTGTTAGGTTCCGGCACCGAGGCGGACCGTCTCGCCAACCACGTCTGGGGTTCGCGCGTGGACCTTGGCGAGGACGCGCCGGCACTCACCACCACCGTCAGCGGGCTCGATCCCGCGGCCACCTATCAGGTCTATCTTTATCAAGTAACCTCGGGGACCTGGGGGATCAAGGCGTCCCTCGGTGCCGCCCCCCTCGTCAGCTACCAATCCGGCAGCGGCACCGTCGTCGATAGCGCCGGCGGCTCCTCGCTGGAGCGAATCCTGCTCGGCGAGACCACCGGCAGCGCTACCCTGACCATCAACCTGGACGATCTAACAGGCGTTGCATCCGCGCGCAGTTTCATCAAGGGGATCGGCTTGGACGATGCAACGCCAGCTGCCACCGTGGCAGGCAACTACATCCACGGAGAAGGCCACTCCATCGCCGCCACATGGAAAGCATCGGATGTTACCGCTGATTTTGAAGCAAACGGCCTGCTCTACAGCGATGGAACCCAGGCGCTTCAGACCGAGCCAGGTCGCGCGGCCTTGAATTTTGGTGCAGGCTCCATCAACTCGCCGCTCTACGCCACACTCGACACCCGACCGGCGGGCGCGTTCGCAGGACTGACCAGCAACGGTGCCATTGATGCCTCCGGCGACTCCATCTACTTCAGCGTGCTCATCAACATCCCCGCCGGTGTCACCGAGGCCTCGCTCGCGTGTTTCGCCCTCAGTAACAGCCCCGGCTCAAGCAGTTGGGAAAGCAGTGAGATTCTCCGCGTTGGCAAACTGCCCGGCCAGGCGAACCTTGGCTTCACCGCTCCCGCTGCGGCAACCACCCACATTTCATCCACCGCTCCGGACGGCAACACCCACTTGCTCGTCGGCAGGATCGATTTCACCAGCGGCAACGACACCCTCACCGTCTGGCTTGACCCGCAGGTTTCCCTGGAGGAAACCGACCCCACCCAGACCTCGCCGCTCGGCACGGCAAGCGGCGATTTTTCCTTCCAAGGCTACCAACTGCGCGGCAATACACCCTACCAGGCCGACGAAGTCCGCGTGGGTGAAACCTGGCGCAGCGTCCTGCCGTTGGCCGATTCAGACAACGACACCCTGCCCGATGACTGGGAGCTTGAATACTGGGGGGACCTCACCGCCGCCCCTGGAGACGACAGCGATGGTGACGGCGTGAGCAACTTCAAGGAATACCAGGCGGGAACCAACCCGCTCCGTCCAGACTCCCTGCCAAGCTCCGCCTTGGTGGAGGAGGAATCGACCGATCTGTTTCTCGAATGGTACAGCAGTCCCCAACGCTACTACCAGGTGCAGAGAAGCTGGGATCTAATCGACTGGGAAGACCTCGGTGATGCCGTTCTCGGGGACGGCAGGGAATACTGGACAAGCATCCCGGCCACCACCGCCCCCCGCCATTTTTACCGACTCATCATCAGTCCCACCCCGATCATTTCCACGCCATGAAAAACCTCATCCTTGGGTGGCTCGTTACAGCCACATTTCTAACAAACACGATCCAGGCGAAGCCTAACATCATCTTTATTCTGTCGGACGATCACGCGCCACACACCATTTCAGGCCTGCGCCCCCACATGACGGCCTACGGGAACCACATCACAAACCAGACGCCTAACATCGATCGCATCGGTGACGAAGGAGTCATCATGGCGAACACCTTCTGCGAGAATTCCATCTGCGGCCCCTCACGTGCCGCCATCCTGACAGGGAAATTCAGTCATCGCCATGGCTACTTTGGCAACGCCTCCGGCCTGGGTGGCTTTGACCCCGCCCAACAGCATATTGGCAAACTACTTCACAGTGCCGGATATGACACCGGCATCTTTGGGAAATGGCACCTCAAGAACGGAGGCTCGATGGCCACCCCCACGGGCTTCAACACCTACGCCCTGCACAACACCTCCTCCGACCAGGGGAATTACTACCGCCCCAGCTACGCCACGCCCTCCGGCACCCACCTGACGGCGGTCGGCACCTACTGCACCGACTACACCACCGATATGTCCCTGGCATGGCTGGATGGCAGCGTCACACTCAACGGCACCGTCCACACCCGCGACACCGCCAAACCCTTCGCCCTGTTCTGCCACTTCAAGGCACCCCATCGCAACTGGATACCCGGCCCAGATGAGCTGGACCTCTGGCGGGACTTCGATGGCAGCCCGGGCAACGACGTCGGCCTTGACCCCACATGGCCGGAGCCGTCCACCCTCTTTGAAGCCGCCGCATCCTGGCCCGGCCGCTCGAACGTGATCGACCGCAATCGCATGACCGTCCAGAGTCACCTCAATGAGAATGACCTCAAGCTCAGCCTCTCCGAGAGCTCGCGCATGACCGCCGCCCAGCAAGCCACATGGGACGCCATCTACGGGCCTGAGAACGCCTGGTATAACAACAACCTCGCCGCCCTGGCAAACAGCGATGAGAACAAGGTCCGCTGGAAGTACCAACGCTACAGCAAGGACTATCTTCGCTGCATCGCGGGGGTGGATAAAAACGTCGGCCGCATCCTGGCCTGGCTCGACAACCAGCCCGCGTCCGTGAAAAACAACACCATCGTCATCTACACCGCCGATCAGGGGTTCTACATCGGCGACCATGGCCTCTTTGACAAACGCTGGATGTATGAGGAGTCTCTGCGTATGCCGTTTCTGGTCCGCTGGCCCGACCAGTTGCCCGCCGGAAAAGTCCACCACGAGCTTGTGCAGAATATCGATTTTGCACCAATCTTGTTAGATGCCGTCGGCGAACACATCCCCCGCGACATGCAAGGCCGCAGTTTCCTCCGTATGATGAAAGGCAAGCCGCAGCCCGACTGGCGAGACTCGATCTACTACCACTACTACGAGGATGACGGCTCCCACTACGTCCGCCCCCACTACGGAATCCGCACCGCCACCCACAAGCTGATACGCTTTTACTGGAGCGGCGACGAAGCCTGGGAAATGTATGACCTCACCGCAGATCCGGACGAACTCCTGA is a window encoding:
- a CDS encoding FecR domain-containing protein, which produces MNKHDETLSQMGILDGPLPPDQMDDLKNRLRTDPEAMHAYLDYIELEGLLHAKYSHSASISHPMPRLMDGVVNRQRRRQVKVSLLAAAAVVLALLVATALLRSPESFHAVCQFSADSSFAVTHAEGETGGDRQMLPGSTMRLNNGTAELLLDSGVKSVVEAPAEFTLTEDGHLSFVHGKAWFHVPPAATGFTVTTPRIRVVDLGTEFAISAPKDEPNTLHVFTGKVEFSTIHGNGEKQTVTAGSAYSASAGGKVNSIELDPSLFYHHLPAFTGTLDLDPSTQGSHGLRVETLPRLVTSRDHLAKDNQWGVNWDSVQAVAAARRVWVARQDLGEKAPRLTTTIAGLKPNQSYEISIRHPMHSDSPYGLVRAAIGDAPLKEYNRGNSELIETPEQASEYADYRSILGVTQADGTGTIRVSIAPSRRRDSRSYFSAVGIREIHSE
- a CDS encoding sigma-70 family RNA polymerase sigma factor; its protein translation is MPIDPLAPETRDLIKELTKNQLAMLNYIRSLMPWAPNEVSDILQETNLTIWDKVADYEPGTNFKAWAFTIARYKVLNHLKSSKSSHLVFFDNELIDQISAATLARGEQAPDAKAQALEHCLQKLSPKQRELLSARYGAEVTVEQYADKLGRSPSSVYVTLNRLRSKLKECIHSRINLEGELA
- a CDS encoding sulfatase, with amino-acid sequence MKNLILGWLVTATFLTNTIQAKPNIIFILSDDHAPHTISGLRPHMTAYGNHITNQTPNIDRIGDEGVIMANTFCENSICGPSRAAILTGKFSHRHGYFGNASGLGGFDPAQQHIGKLLHSAGYDTGIFGKWHLKNGGSMATPTGFNTYALHNTSSDQGNYYRPSYATPSGTHLTAVGTYCTDYTTDMSLAWLDGSVTLNGTVHTRDTAKPFALFCHFKAPHRNWIPGPDELDLWRDFDGSPGNDVGLDPTWPEPSTLFEAAASWPGRSNVIDRNRMTVQSHLNENDLKLSLSESSRMTAAQQATWDAIYGPENAWYNNNLAALANSDENKVRWKYQRYSKDYLRCIAGVDKNVGRILAWLDNQPASVKNNTIVIYTADQGFYIGDHGLFDKRWMYEESLRMPFLVRWPDQLPAGKVHHELVQNIDFAPILLDAVGEHIPRDMQGRSFLRMMKGKPQPDWRDSIYYHYYEDDGSHYVRPHYGIRTATHKLIRFYWSGDEAWEMYDLTADPDELLSIYADPTHQSDRDALEAGLQKLRRQYRVPGATPLRAYESFRD